One Chromobacterium paludis genomic window carries:
- a CDS encoding HD-GYP domain-containing protein, translated as MRDHDFSTVNPHWLGRLLQLPADCRPVLTEDVQDRDGKLLLPAGASPGADWLERLAHQRLRRPLEALLQIEGFEPRLQLPQRSRQLLQESRFLQALLGHADECATSIAIIKMLPLKGAIAVWLAAMRQQDELDHALLVCLLSIGLAKHLNRSAQEQQYLALAALLHDIGELYLDPAYLAAQHTLQPDEWRHIVNHPVLGCQLLLALGELPNPRPVATAVLQHHERLDGSGYPLSLRGDKLNLGGQILMLADTLCQLLACEPFFPQRIDIALKILPGEFDYDIVSTLCRVNRLSSKNLPPPAVDVPDLSHQLQTLLQQIGRLTQRFWAMTELDIGLSTPARKLLDGSMQRFNTIQRAISSTGAGELPHDQKDEELKRELWCVIGETRWRLRNLARQLALRLDRLSRHEQVPFMALANALMEV; from the coding sequence ATGCGCGACCATGATTTTTCAACGGTCAATCCCCACTGGCTCGGCCGTCTGCTGCAATTGCCGGCCGACTGTCGCCCCGTCTTGACGGAGGATGTGCAAGACCGGGATGGCAAATTGCTGCTGCCCGCCGGCGCGTCCCCTGGCGCGGACTGGCTGGAACGGCTGGCGCACCAGCGCCTGAGGCGGCCATTGGAAGCGCTGCTGCAGATAGAGGGCTTTGAGCCGCGTCTGCAGCTGCCGCAACGCAGCCGGCAGCTGCTGCAGGAGTCGCGCTTTCTGCAAGCCTTGCTGGGCCACGCGGACGAATGCGCCACCAGCATCGCCATCATCAAAATGCTGCCGCTAAAAGGCGCCATCGCCGTCTGGCTGGCCGCCATGCGCCAGCAGGACGAGCTGGATCACGCCTTGCTCGTCTGCCTGCTGTCCATTGGGCTGGCCAAACACCTGAACCGCTCTGCCCAGGAGCAGCAGTACCTGGCCCTGGCGGCCTTGCTGCACGATATCGGCGAGCTTTACCTCGATCCGGCCTACCTGGCCGCGCAACACACGCTGCAGCCCGATGAATGGCGCCACATCGTCAATCACCCGGTTCTGGGCTGCCAATTGCTGCTGGCGCTGGGCGAACTGCCAAATCCGCGGCCGGTGGCGACGGCCGTCCTGCAGCATCACGAGCGCCTGGACGGCAGCGGCTACCCCTTGAGCCTGCGGGGAGACAAATTGAACCTGGGCGGACAAATCCTGATGCTGGCCGATACGCTGTGCCAGTTGCTGGCTTGCGAGCCGTTTTTCCCGCAGCGGATAGACATCGCGCTGAAGATTCTGCCGGGCGAGTTCGACTACGACATCGTCTCCACGCTATGCCGCGTCAATCGGCTCAGCAGCAAGAATCTGCCGCCGCCAGCCGTGGACGTGCCGGACCTGTCCCATCAACTGCAGACGCTACTGCAGCAAATAGGCCGCCTCACCCAGCGCTTCTGGGCGATGACGGAACTGGACATAGGATTGTCGACGCCCGCGCGCAAGCTGCTTGATGGCAGCATGCAGCGCTTCAACACCATACAGCGCGCCATCTCCAGCACCGGCGCAGGCGAATTGCCGCATGATCAGAAAGATGAGGAGCTCAAGCGGGAGCTGTGGTGCGTGATAGGCGAGACCCGTTGGCGGCTGCGCAACCTGGCGCGCCAGCTCGCCTTGCGCCTCGACCGGTTGAGCCGGCACGAACAAGTGCCCTTCATGGCCCTGGCCAACGCGCTGATGGAAGTTTGA
- the blaOXA gene encoding class D beta-lactamase, with product MKKTALSAGLCLAGSLLAAAAQAGTVCTVIAAGDSGRVLRQEGDCATRVTPASTFKIALAVMGYDAGLLRNEHAPTLPYRQDYVDWGGDNWRQPTDPTRWLKYSVVWYSQLLTRQLGADKLTSYARAFGYGNADFSGDPGKRNGLERAWIGSSLKISPLEQVVFLDKLLKDRLPASRRAQDMTRRIVERTALPDGWTVYGKTGMAYPLFADGSQDLAHPYGWFVGWAEQGQRRLLFARLIQDEAKMAGTAGVRAREAWLREWPEWAAGLPR from the coding sequence CACCGTCATCGCCGCCGGCGACAGTGGACGCGTCCTGCGGCAAGAGGGAGATTGCGCGACGCGCGTCACGCCGGCCTCCACTTTCAAGATCGCGCTGGCGGTGATGGGCTACGATGCCGGCCTGCTGCGGAACGAGCATGCGCCGACCCTGCCTTACCGACAGGACTATGTGGACTGGGGCGGCGACAACTGGCGGCAGCCCACGGACCCGACGCGCTGGCTCAAGTACTCCGTGGTCTGGTATTCCCAGCTGCTGACGAGGCAGCTGGGCGCGGATAAGCTGACAAGCTATGCCCGCGCCTTCGGCTACGGCAATGCCGATTTTTCCGGCGATCCCGGCAAGCGCAACGGCCTGGAGCGCGCCTGGATCGGATCTTCCCTGAAAATCTCGCCGCTGGAGCAGGTGGTCTTTCTCGACAAGTTGCTGAAAGACCGGCTGCCCGCCTCGCGCCGGGCGCAGGACATGACGCGGCGCATCGTGGAGCGGACGGCTTTGCCGGACGGCTGGACCGTCTACGGAAAGACCGGCATGGCCTACCCCTTGTTCGCGGACGGCAGCCAGGATCTGGCCCATCCCTATGGCTGGTTTGTCGGCTGGGCGGAGCAGGGGCAACGTCGATTGCTGTTCGCCCGGCTGATCCAGGATGAGGCCAAGATGGCAGGCACCGCCGGCGTGCGCGCGCGCGAGGCCTGGCTGCGCGAGTGGCCGGAATGGGCGGCCGGTTTGCCGCGCTGA